A stretch of DNA from Paenibacillus albus:
GCGTTGACCGATTAGAAATACGATAATGGCGGGAAACACAACGATGATCGTTGCAGCCATGAGCAGGTTGTATGGCGTATTCAGCGCGCCGCGAAGCGTGGAGAGACCGAGTGCGACCGTGTACAGCTGCTCCCGGCCGAGATAGACGAGCTGTCCGAGAAAATCATTCCACACGCCGACGAACGTAAACAGCAGGACAACGACCATGGCGGGCCGAATGAGCGGCAAAATGATTTTTCGGTAAATCATGAAGTAGCTCGCGCCGTCAATAATAGCCGATTCATCCAGCTCCCGAGGAATGGTCAGCAGAAACTGCCGGAACAGGAAGATGTTGAACGAGCCTCCGCCGAAGAAGGCAGGCAGAATAAGCGGCCAGAATGTGTTCGTGAGTCCGAGCTTGGACCAGCCCACATACAAGGGGACGAGCGTAATGATGCTTGGCAGCAGAATCGTCATGATGACGAGGGAGAACCAGAAGCTGCGAAGCGGGAACTCTACCCTTGCGAACGAGAAGGCAGC
This window harbors:
- a CDS encoding carbohydrate ABC transporter permease; translated protein: MATRYGGRLFTYLMLILLTLMVLLPMYWILRTSLMNLVETMQFPPKWVPSAFRVSNYTDVMDRVHFGRDFRNTFIIIVPVLIGVAFTSSIAAFSFARVEFPLRSFWFSLVIMTILLPSIITLVPLYVGWSKLGLTNTFWPLILPAFFGGGSFNIFLFRQFLLTIPRELDESAIIDGASYFMIYRKIILPLIRPAMVVVLLFTFVGVWNDFLGQLVYLGREQLYTVALGLSTLRGALNTPYNLLMAATIIVVFPAIIVFLIGQRYFIEGIATTGIKG